A genomic stretch from Setaria italica strain Yugu1 chromosome VII, Setaria_italica_v2.0, whole genome shotgun sequence includes:
- the LOC111257943 gene encoding uncharacterized protein LOC111257943, protein MVGPFKTAPGDYTHIFMAVNKFTKWIELKVVTSIESAKAAQFMEEITHCFGVPNRIITYLGKHFTGSEFWDFCKDNLINVYYSSLPHPRYNGLRTQKSQATGYTPFFMVYSSEAILPSVVAFGTPRI, encoded by the exons atggtcggacccttcaagaccgcTCCGGGCGACTACACCCACATCTTCATGGCAGtcaacaaattcaccaagtggattgagctCAAGGTTGTCACCAGCATCGAGTCGGCTAAAGCCGCTCAGTTCATGGAGGAAATCACACACTGCTTTGGAGTaccaaacaggatcatcaccTACCTTGGCAAGCATTTCACAGGTTCCGAGTTCTGGGACTTTTGCAAGGACAATCTCATcaatgtgtactactcctcacTACCGCACCCGCGCTACAACG GTCTACGAACCCAGAAGAGCCAAGCTACCGGCTACAcacctttcttcatggtgtacaGCTCAGAGGCCATCCTGCCATCCGTCGTGGCCTTTGGCACCCCACGCATCTAG